Proteins encoded within one genomic window of Amycolatopsis nigrescens CSC17Ta-90:
- a CDS encoding FGGY-family carbohydrate kinase has translation MPGLGIIGVDIGTSLTKAVVFDESGMSIAQASTPSEVHHLPGGLVEQDLEQVLGTVATVVREVVAGLDTPVTALALTGQGDGLWLRDAAGAQVRPAISWLDGRANALLAKWQADGVTREVFSRTGSGMFPGCTAAIMSFLDAHESESLDRAVVAGYCVDAVVQRLTGEITVDVSDASLPFLDPATRHYSEQAIDACGLSHRRSLFAEPAEPKAVFRLNADGAALLGLPAGLPVTAGPFDLPASAIGAGVRAPGDGILTAGTTLACQVLTDSPVFDPEGEPAGMFLSTPTAGEFLRAMPAMVGTASIDWVCRLLGIEVAEIGGLLAAAPPGAGGVRALPFLSNSGERAPFVDASARAQFAGLSLESGRAEVVRALCESIAYAARHCFEAAGLSGRLYACGGGVRSPEWTQIFADVLGRPIVIPGDPGVGARGAVIVAAESLGVPVDVELWAANSRTVEYRPGDAEFYQQGYADYQASLSAARGLWRL, from the coding sequence ATGCCGGGACTGGGAATCATCGGTGTGGACATCGGCACCTCGCTGACCAAGGCGGTGGTGTTCGACGAGTCCGGCATGTCGATCGCGCAGGCGTCCACCCCCTCGGAAGTGCACCACCTGCCCGGTGGTCTGGTGGAACAGGACCTGGAGCAAGTGCTCGGCACGGTGGCCACCGTGGTGCGCGAGGTGGTGGCCGGCCTGGACACCCCGGTTACCGCCCTCGCGCTGACCGGCCAGGGTGACGGGCTGTGGCTGCGGGACGCGGCCGGGGCGCAGGTCCGCCCCGCGATCTCCTGGCTGGACGGCAGGGCGAACGCGCTGCTCGCCAAGTGGCAGGCCGACGGGGTCACCAGGGAGGTCTTCTCCCGCACCGGATCCGGCATGTTCCCCGGCTGCACCGCCGCCATCATGTCCTTTTTGGACGCTCATGAGTCGGAGTCGCTGGACCGCGCGGTGGTGGCGGGCTACTGCGTGGACGCGGTGGTGCAGCGGCTGACCGGGGAGATCACCGTGGACGTCTCGGACGCCTCGCTGCCCTTCCTCGACCCGGCCACCCGGCACTACTCCGAGCAGGCGATCGACGCCTGCGGGCTCAGCCACCGGCGGTCGCTGTTCGCCGAACCGGCCGAGCCGAAGGCGGTCTTCCGGCTGAACGCCGACGGCGCCGCACTGCTCGGCCTGCCCGCCGGGCTGCCGGTCACCGCAGGGCCGTTCGACCTGCCGGCGAGCGCGATCGGCGCCGGGGTGCGTGCGCCGGGCGACGGCATCCTGACCGCCGGCACCACCCTGGCCTGCCAGGTGCTCACCGACAGCCCGGTGTTCGACCCGGAAGGCGAGCCGGCCGGGATGTTCCTCAGCACACCGACCGCGGGGGAGTTCCTGCGCGCGATGCCGGCCATGGTGGGCACCGCCAGCATCGACTGGGTCTGCCGGCTGCTCGGCATCGAGGTGGCCGAGATCGGCGGGCTGCTCGCCGCCGCCCCGCCGGGTGCGGGCGGGGTGCGGGCGCTGCCGTTCCTGTCGAACTCCGGTGAGCGGGCGCCGTTCGTGGACGCGTCCGCACGGGCGCAGTTCGCCGGACTGAGCCTGGAGAGCGGCCGCGCCGAGGTCGTCCGCGCGCTGTGCGAGTCGATCGCTTATGCGGCACGACATTGCTTCGAGGCGGCCGGACTGTCTGGCCGCCTGTACGCCTGCGGCGGCGGGGTTCGTTCGCCCGAATGGACGCAGATCTTCGCCGACGTGCTCGGCCGTCCGATCGTGATCCCCGGCGATCCGGGGGTCGGCGCGCGCGGTGCGGTGATCGTCGCGGCGGAGTCGCTCGGCGTTCCGGTGGACGTGGAACTGTGGGCGGCCAACTCGCGTACCGTCGAATACCGGCCGGGTGACGCGGAGTTCTATCAACAGGGTTATGCGGACTACCAGGCCTCGCTGTCGGCGGCTCGCGGATTGTGGAGGTTGTAG